A DNA window from Pseudomonas wuhanensis contains the following coding sequences:
- the hrpT gene encoding HrpT family type III secretion system protein translates to MIPHRYFSLFMLPALLTGCVHSGCSPDACKRPDSSDRDLVIWWPLEMRQGLDERDHQIDFTVVPLKD, encoded by the coding sequence TATTTCAGTTTGTTCATGCTGCCGGCGCTGTTGACCGGTTGCGTCCATTCAGGTTGCTCACCAGATGCCTGCAAGCGGCCGGACTCGTCCGATCGCGATCTGGTTATCTGGTGGCCTCTGGAAATGCGGCAGGGCTTGGATGAGCGCGATCACCAGATAGATTTCACGGTCGTCCCACTCAAGGATTGA